TTGGTGACCTATGAAGAGTGGATTGCGAGCATTAAGTCATGACAAGGAGCTAGTAGAGATGTGCTTCtaaacaaagaataatgaaaaaagagtgCACATATACTATGAGCATGGAATTTTTCAACCCATGGTAGATAAAGTACCTGAATTGATAGAGTTAATACCCAATGTTACTGGTGTAGACAAGGATGTCAAAGAGATCACACCTACCCCAAAAAATGATACACCAACCATTCCTTCTGAAGAAACCAATCCTAAACCACCTGAATTTATTACAATCCATAGCAAATCATACATTGACTCCACAACTGAAGCCCCTTCCAATGCAGCACCTAATTCCCCACCTCAATCTGCTTCCAACCCCCCATTGAAGGAGACACTCCAATCGAAACCAACACCTAAGCCTATATCTAAGGAGACACCTACGCCCACACCTAAGTCCAAACTAGCACCTAAGGAGACACCTAAGCCCACACTCAAACTAGCACCTAAACCCAAGTCCATATCCAAACCAACACCTAAGCCCAATTCCATATCAAATACAACTAAGTCCACACCCAAGTTCAGACCCAAACCCAATCCAACACCCAAATCAGCATCTAAGCCCAATCCAATACCCAACTCAGCACCCAAATCTAAAGTCACTTCATCCAAATTAACTCCTATTGCAACCAGGTCTTCTGCTAGACTAAAAAAAATGGTGGGACAAACATAGAATACTGGCAGCAAGATAGTCTATATAAGCCTCGATGACAGTTATGGCAGTGACATTGACATACATGACTCCTACGAATCAATAGAAGATAGCTTATATAAGCTTGGACTATAAGACAATTCTACTGAATCAGATATTGAAGGTGTCCTATCTGGAGCAAGGTTGAGAGAATTTAAGTTGAAGTATGTTCCAGGTGCTTCCTAGAAGAAGGGCAATGAGAAAATAATGAAGGAAGATAACAGTCTTGTTGTGGAGAATTCAGATGAAGAAGTAGATTGGCTGCAAGTGTTGGGTAACAGAGGAAACAACTAAGAATCTTATGATGCATATGATCTAATTCACAATGATTCTGATGAAAATGACCGTTGGAAGTTTGAAGAATTGAAAACCCCCCAAACTCAAATGAGGAATGgagtgatgatgatgctgatgttGATGACGTGTTTTCAATCTTTTCTGAGGGTGGCTGATTTGGTCAACTAAAGCTTCAAGTTGGAATGAAGTTCAATAACAAGAATGAATTTATGGATGGGAATTCATCATTCAGAAGATAGAGAGATTAAATTTAGAAGGAATGAGAGCTACAGAGTCAGAGTTATATGCAAGCGGATAACCGAAAAAGATGAGGATATGGTTAGATGTCCATGGTTGCTTATGCATCCAGAGATTCTGAGGAGACATGCTGGCAATTGAAAACCTTTAATAATGAACACATATGTCCAAGGATGAGAAAAAATAGGGCTGCCAACAGGAGATGACTTGCTGGCAAGTTGGTTAAGAAATTGAGGAGGTATCCGAGCTTAAAACACAGTGAGAATAAAGCATATTTCAAGAGAAGTTGTGACCTGGACCTAAACAAATCATCACTCACCAGAGCTTTAACAGACATAAGAAATGTTGTTTATGATAATGCAGCTTCTCAGTATGGTTTAGTTAGAGAGTATGCAGAAACTCTACTTAAGAGTAATCCTGGTTCAATAGTAAAGATTGGTACATATCTTCAAGAAGAGGATCCTATCTTTGAAAAAATGTATGTGTGCCTGGATGGATGTAAGAGGGGTTTCAAGGCTGGCTACCGCCCACTGATCGGACTCGACGGAGCCTTCTTAAAGATTCGATTTGGGGGACAAATACTCTCAGTAGTGGCTCAGGATGCCAACAACCATATATATCCAATTGCGTGGACAATTGTTGATTTCGAGAATAAAGAGAATTAGAGGTGGTTTTTGGACCTGCTGCTTGATGACTTGGGTGACTACATGGCTAACAAATAGACTTTTATGTCAGACATGCAAAAGGTAAATTAATAAATGAATTTATATGTTTTATTGATGTTTGTTGCGAGGACTATTAGTAGTACAGTTAAAATATTTCGGTGGTTGATTTGAGTTCATTTAAGTTAATTGTGGCGTCTGATTGAGGTCATCTAATATATTTGGGGGGTCTCTTTAAGGCACGACTGAATTTGCATGTGTTATTGGTTTAGGATTTGGCTGCAGCAGTAAAGGAGCTCATACCCAATGTACACCATAGATTCTGCATCTGGCATCTATGCAAGAATTTTAACAAACAATGGAAAGAGCAGGAGTATAGATGACTATTATGGGAGTGTGCTAGAAAAACAACTCGCCATGGTTTTGATCAGAAGATGGATAGGTTAAAGAGACTTAACGACGGAGCTTGGGCATACTTGGATAAGTGGCCTAGAGAAGCATGGGCAAGGGAATATTTCCGACACGATAGAAAAATTGACAATATTTGTAACAATGCTTGCGAGATTTTTAACTCGAGAATCAAGGAATATAGAGCTAAGCCAATAATCACCCTGTTAGAGGAAGTTCGGATGTTTGCAATGCAGTTGATTGCAAAATACAAGGTCAAGTTAACCCACCATGTTGGTAAGCTCCCACCAATACAACATAGTAGATTGCAAAAAATCCGAAAAGAATCTAAAAAATGGACACGGATTTGGAGTGGAGATGAAGAGTATCAAAGATTTGAGATCCACGATTAGCCTACCAACATGGCTGTTGACTTACGAAGGAGCATCTGTACTTATAGATTTTGGCAAATAATAGGTAATAAAGTTATTATTAACTATTGATTTCTATTTGCTTATATCATTTGATTAAACAGATTTTAGAATAGATAGTGACTGGTTTGTATTTAATTTAAGTGTTGTTCATTGTTTAACTAGTGATTGGTCTCTTGTGATTGGTCGCTATTTATTTATGCCATTTGATTAAATAGATTTTGGAATAGATAGTAACTGGTTTATATATTTAAGGGTTAAATTACACGgttggtccctacacttttagtgaaattgcaaattgttccctacactttaaaagtttgtaattgggtccctaaagagaattaaaatttgtaatttagtcccaccgttcaaaaagtgtttgatttaacagaatattctcagcatattttctattttctgttaaaTCAACACTTTTTGAATGGCAgggactaaattacaaattttaattctctttaggaacctaattacaaacttttaaaatgTAGAGACCAATTTGTAATTTCACTGAAAGTGTAAggaccaactgtgtaatttaatcTATATTTAAGTGTTGTTATTTGTTTAACTAGTGATATTGGCCTCTATATATTTATACCATTTCATTAAATAGAAATTTTAGTAATGTTTCATAATATTTGTCTTTATAGGCATGCCGTGTGTCAATGCATGTGTAGCCATCTCCAATATAAATCGAAATCTTGAGGATTTTTGTCATTATTGGCTCACCATGCAAACCTATAGAGATACCTACAAGCACTTTCTCAATCAAATACTAGGACAGGATCTTTGGGAGAGAAGTCAACACAATAGGCCTCATGCACCCAATATGAAGAGAAAGCTAGGGTTAATAACcaaaaaaaagaaggaaggatgCTGATGAAGAGCCCTTTAGTGTTAAGAAGTCAAAAACTTCAACCAAGTTGAAGAGGCAATACAAGAAATTCACGTGTACTTACTGTGGTACGAGAGGGCATACAAAGAGAAGTTGCACTCACAAGAAGGCTGATGACCTTACAAGTGCCCTTGTATCATGGTCCAAAATGAACCATGACCGGCGCTCAGGGAAACAGTTCCCTAGCAAGGCTATCAGactcaaatataaattaaataagaaagttTCAAAGATTTTGAATAAtttacaagttctaaaataaatacttatacatctttaacaaaaattaaaataattaagaatggttgaatcctgcctgtgacatatggagcatacaATGTCTAGGAACTCAACAAGGAACAGATACCCATTACAGATCATAATTCTTGAATAGAAGAGCTCACATATTCAAGTAtttattcctgaaaaatatttttagaaaaacggaatgagttttgcaactcaatgactagacaatacatttataatccacatgagaccatataaatattattattaaagtaatatttaattagaaaatagtGATTAATCATAATAAGTGAATcaacaagggagttctcatacagaaatctaataaaaaaatccaCACTAGAGtggctccacctctatgggtagccctttcctcttgtgtgtcctaacagaataacagatctaacgtgtggcctacatgTTAGGCTAAcaacacccctgctagctggagtTTGAGTTAGATGAATCTAATTTAATGTCATAACCGCcattaactacggttttctaatacgagcctcagAGAGGTAAACCTCGTATTCCTCTTAAACCTATTAGGGAACCTGATATTGACCCCTTTGCACACAAATCACACTTCATGACGTCCCATTCAAACTACAACCCTTATCGTTTTAGATCTGCCATGAATAATGATTTCTATGAAGAGGTTAGTACTCATCGCTCCTTGTGTCCCACGTTTCTTGTTGATTtaccaaatttgaaaaagaaagattttaagtttgttaATAATCTTATTTTTCTGGATTGGAAccacatttttaaaataaaaaacctgTTTACCCAATATTAGTCAagaaattttatgcaaacatgacttactATGAGGGGACTGTCCATTCCTATGTAAAAGGCAGTGATATAATTCTAAATAATGAGACCATCAGTGATTCTCTAAAATACACTAATATTGGTGCATGTGCCTATACATCTGGTAAGTGGGATGAAGGGGTAGGTCTTTCTTTCAGTGATACTTTGACCTATGTATGTGAACATATTTTTTTGATTGATGACATCACTCCAACTCACAAAGTCCTGGGTTACACTCGTGCTCAGTTGCACCGCATAGTGAACCATATCATCCTTCCTCAGAGTGGCTCATATCAAAGGGTGTCTTACACTGATACTCTAGTTTTGTATGCTATTCTCACAAAATCTGAAATCTCTTTTGCATATTTAATGGTAAGATATATGTTTGATTGTGTTAAAAGTGAGAAGAAGGATAAagctcttccttatggcatgttcttAACCTGTATTTTTGaacattttggtgttgacttgtcaAATGAGTCATATGAAAATAGACACTCTTACTTAAAAGAAGGTGGTTtagtgaaacagcaaaaaaagGTACCCACTCGTTCTGAAAGGGTGGTtctttatgatgatgatgatgatgatttcatTCCTGAGGAATATCCTCCTCCATCCACCACGGGAACTTCGGCCTCCACTGGACACAAAACTGTTCTATATGAAGTTGTTAAGGATGTGGTGCAGGAACTTATTTCTCAATCCAACCATCTTATTGCAATGAGCAAAGAAAAGAGGAGACTTATTATGAAACATGAGAACTTTCTTAGAATATCAAGAGATAGAGTGACCGTTTTCATGAAATTCATTGACAATCTCCAAGAGGATGACAATGCTGCCATTGATCCTGAAGAAGATGCTAATTCTGAAGAGGATGGTTCAGATGTCTGAAATTGTCTTATATTGTTGGAGCCTTTTGTTCActtttgtctcataaaaactgtTGTTTACTTTTGAACTACTCTATGTCTTTTTCGGATGATTGTAATACTTTTAACAACTGTTGCACTTAATTTCAGTTAACTCCCTGTTTTGGACTTTGAACTAACATTTTGTTGCaggttttaattcaatttttgttccacccttgatgacaaaaaggGGAGTAGTAGCATATGgagttgaattttgaatttttgaatttttgttgctGCTGTGATTTTTGGCATGTGAATTTGAATTTGCTTTACATGATCTATTGATGTTTTGCCTTTGTTAGTCTTGATGCTCTATTTGTTTAAGGTTGAATGGTTTTGAACTGAATATTCTTTATTATTGCTGATATGGTTTGTTCAGTTTTGGAATGCACAGTTGAGTGTTTGCACACTCCCTTGATTCAGCTTCATAAGATGATAAACTGTTTGAAAAACCTTGCTGATTGCTTCATCTATGGATAACATATTATAGATAGTCCATTATTGTGTTTCCTATGAGAATATCCAaacaggaaagaagagaagagcacAAATCTAAGGGAAACTCTTGAAAGGAAAAGGGGAACAACACAAAAGCAAGTGACATCACTCAAAGGGAAGTTTCCTAACTTTATCCAAATTCAATTCCATTTGATCAATGTtataattatgtttgtcatcaaggaggagattgttgagttaagaagtTAACTAATttcaattgatgatgacaaacattattttattgggttaatcatcCAATTAGTTTTTAATCATGTTTGATAAAGTGATGCAGgccaaaattaaaagaaacagCAGCCCAAATACAAGAAATCAAAATCATTGTTGGTGGGTCTTTCAAACCAACCAagtgcaaaagaaaataaagcaaagAATTCAGATGAGCTAAATGAAACAACTCCAACCCAAGTCCAAGAAGACTCTTTCAAGCTGAAGCCTTCCAAAGCTCATCACAAGTTTGCTTCGGTTAGaaccaaagagagagagagagagagcttcttcTTGCTCATTTCATCaaagaataaagaaagagaaagggctaagtaaaaaataaatgtCTAATCGCCAAAATCAAACCGTGTTAAGCTAAGTCAGAAGATAAAGGTGATTCATTTCCATTTGCatgcaatttattttcttcacTCCATCTACAACTCTCTGCGACACCATTTTGGGATAAATGAAAAAAGGTATTTCTGATCTATGCTGCTGTAAATCAATGGTTCACAAAGTTGCTTGGAGCAAAAGCACATTCCTAATGGTATGGATTTAGGGCTTATCAGTGAACAACAAACCATGCTGCTCAGTTGACCTCGGTCAAGTAAGAAAATCAGAAATGAAATCCCTAATTTTGGGGGTTAATTGAAGAAAGCAAAATGACAACTTTGGGAAGCACACAACTCAAGGAGTTGACTAAGGAAAGATCCAACACAGCAACTTAGGAAGaggtacaaaaagaaaaaactaatttttgaaaGACCAAGGAGAAAGGACCAGGGTTTGAAGTTTTTATTCGGAGAAGTTTTTTCTGAGTAgagttcatcaacttggacagtACTTTCTAGTTAAAAGAAGCATGTCTCCAGAATGAGGAACGAAATCAGAGTCAAGTGAATCCGGTTCAATCTATAACAACAGAGGCTGTTGAAGCATTAATATCCTTCATATTTTAcatattgtaattttattttcaatatatatctttctgtaatttcttgagtggaAAAATGCTGAAAGAGAGGAATCAAGAAAAAGTCAAAGAGTgataaaaggctgagtgataaatttgagagaaaagcctagagtgatttcagatttctttaggttattTCTATTGTCTTGTATCCAATACCTGTGAAgcacccctttcttagttgggttagcactaagagtgaagagttaggtattagcttaactaagtcaagttaggttagaacttgagagggAAAGGATTGTGTGAATCCtttggaattggtgtatgtaatactttaactatagtagaaattccaccactgttgtgatagagactagatgtaggttgcattgccttgaaccaggatacatgatggtgttagtttctctctttccttctctgttctgttttccaaaattcatgagacaaaaccaaattgtctcataaatgtTCCACTGTTGAGTTCAAATAGATTCAAATGTAAAGTTTGAAATTAAAGGGTTAtttcattaaagtaaaagaaggctatagattcaaccccccttctctaagccttctacaacttTCAGTAATACATGTTTGTTTTGTTGAGGCCCAACTTATTGCTCCACTACTTAAGGTGAAAATCCATCCTGAAGTGGATTTGTTATTACTAAGATTTGTAATCTAACTTGTGTCAAAATAACCTTCTAAAACTGCGGGATAATCACTATAATGTAATCTCAAGTTTATGATTTTCTTGAGATAACCAAAAACTCTTGTTATAGCTTTCCAATGTTGATTGCTAGGTTTTCCTGTAAATCGTGATAATTCGCACACAGCAAATGCTATATCAGGTCTGGTACAATGCATTGCATACATTAAACTTCATTTCTTACCAGCTGTAAAATTTAATTTCACAGTTCCTTGACCACAAACTTTGGTTGAGTTGTCATTACCCATCAAGACTTCTCTATTATTCACTTCttcttatgttttgaattggttacaATAATTGCAAACGTGAACAATAAGCCCATAATCTAACCACCACTCAAGTGATTTTTCTTGTGTTGCCATGTTGAGTTCTGTAACCATTCCAATATGCatattttgtacttttttttgtGATCATAGAAATTAGATCCTTCTCTTCCACTAGGTTAGTCTTTGGtgctttctttttcaaaaatctacaTTCTTTGATGTAATGTCCTTTTTTCTAACAATGATAACACTCTCTTTGTCTTTTTTGTCTTGCTTTTAATCTTTTGAGAACTTTCTTTTCTTGTTATTGGTGTTGTCTTCACCAATATGattcattttaatattttgagAAAGACACACAACATTACATTTTCGAGTTTCTTCCTCTACTATACGTATATGCCTTAATAATTTCTCAATTGTGAAGTCCTCACCAAAATGTAAAAGTTTCTTCTTATAATTATTCCAAGATAAaggtaattttaaaataattactccAACTTGTAATGATTCAGAAATCACTACTTGTAGATCATGAAATCTATATACAAGGATTTGTAACTCATGAATTTGATCAATAGCAGGTatagtatcattcataataaattcaaaatatttcgtCATAATAAACTTATATGTTCCTTGTCTTTCAGTATTGTACTTTTCTTTCAAAGATTTCCAAATCTCAAATGGTTACTGAATTGACATGTAGATATCATAGATTCGGTCAGATAAAGTATTGAGAATATAACCTCGACATGCAAATGTATCTTCATCACGTTTCTTCTTTAATTGAACAATCTTTTTTTCTCTTCTGGTGTAGAATCTTCAGCGGCATTGACAATTGGTGTAGTCTTTAGGTCAATTACATATGCAAGATTGAGAACCGAAAGAAGAAACGTCATCTTGTCCTTCCAACGGTTGAAATTTGTTCCGTGAAAGCGATCCAACTTGACAAACTCTTGATTCATGACCTTAAACGTGGTGTTTTGATTTTGTGCCATCTTCaagaaatatctctctaaaatgGTTAGGTATATGAAGAtggtttcaaggcacgattagatcgctttctttagagagatatttgttttgacacttagttgctatagggttgatgaTAATACTCTCTcaggatacaatgaaacctaagaattttttaattagcaatataagaaattctcaactctcttgaatAAAGAAAATCTCTTAATAGTTAAGTAAAATGTACGCTTAGTATTTGTGTGTTTGAAATAGTGGACAAaaacttatttatacatattgcatGTAACAATTATAATTTATTACATACACAAATGATTTTGTATTTTCTATTACCAATTCTTAAAGATTTGTGTCGATTTACCCAAtaaatataatgttttaaacATATACAATTCTTAAAAAATTGTGTCTTTTTAGCCAAATAATACTAAACAGTTAAtaaccgtttattaatattaataataatattaataataatatcaataatattaataatattaactaatcaaatttataaatatcttttaatttttaataaatgttattataaatatttaatctttaaaatattattataaaacaaATCAATCCTATTTAAAATGACAGAAGAATCAATTTATCTTCTTGAGAACctcttaaaaaaaaagtttattacaTAATAAAGCGTCCAATCTAAAACTCTTTAGCATCTTAGCCTATAGAACGGTAAAGAGCTTTCCTTCTTCTACAATCTTTGTAGATGttgtacaaaataaataaaagaataatatacATTTTGGTAtcaactaaataataataataataataataataataataataataataatttgaaaacgaaagaataaaacgtaaaatagggGGCATTTTGTGAGATAATGCTCCAGAAATTCAAAAAACAATCATGACTTATGAGGCAATGGCTTAATAAGCCAAAAGTAAAAAAGACAAGAAGATGATGAAATATAGGAAAAGATGGTACCGTGCTCCGGGGTTTGCAACAGAAAATCTAACATTATTATTAATCgacttttatttatttgtttatttttactaCAATTAGGTGATTATTATGCGAAGTAAGACTAAGGCTGCCGGGATTTTTTACTATTTGGAAAGCAGTTAATTAAGACCCCGTGTCTGAACAAGAAAATTTGTTAACATAAAAATTTCATAACGATTATTATTGTCTTGAACCTAAAAGATACAGACTAactaagggaaaaaaaaaaagaaaaatattgaaaatattaaaaattgtgaCAAAGAAAAATTACATtcgtaaaaaatttaattatttcaattagTGTTATATTTATTCTAGTTCTTAAAATCATATCATTATTGAGTgtataaatgaaaagaaaattaatacgatctaaatagtataaatatagtaaatatttttaaagccttaaaaaattaaaaatagaacgaTTATTATTATCAAAGGGATGAAGTAAATGTTAACTATTGAATTGATAAAAGATGGTATTAGATATTAAAAAAAGATTATTGTTAAATTCGTAATTTTATTACATATTGACTTTATTGTCTTGAAGAGTAATTaaattttcactttttctttcttcatgttaTCCATCTCAAGACAAATTCCATCACACCGATACCTAAACAATACAACGTCACACGTAATTTGTTTTCAAACTTAAGAAATACGTCTTGGAAGTCAATACTAGAGACGAAGTCAGTCAACTCATCAACAAATAATCACAAGTCCACAACTAGTAGTTTACACTAATTTATCATCACAAAATAGATATTTTATacggtaaaatattattttgatgtctaatattttaattgaattttaatttaatttttaatattttaattatcgtattttagtcta
This region of Arachis hypogaea cultivar Tifrunner chromosome 8, arahy.Tifrunner.gnm2.J5K5, whole genome shotgun sequence genomic DNA includes:
- the LOC140174724 gene encoding uncharacterized protein, producing the protein MKEDNSLVVENSDEEVDWLQVLASQYGLVREYAETLLKSNPGSIVKIGTYLQEEDPIFEKMYVCLDGCKRGFKAGYRPLIGLDGAFLKIRFGGQILSVVAQDANNHIYPIAWTIVDFENKEN